The following proteins are co-located in the Gigantopelta aegis isolate Gae_Host chromosome 5, Gae_host_genome, whole genome shotgun sequence genome:
- the LOC121373765 gene encoding zinc finger protein 234-like, which produces MSSREDAYVESNHGKNLPDLETLASEQSVQKPFTCGMCLKSFSYKGNIKQHMRTHTEERPFQCEMCGKGFLRKDSLTQHVLIHTGVKNFTCEECGKRFRLRKYLKHHMSIHTGNTFKCEACAKCYTQISQLNQHRLVHMGVKPFKCEMCERSFSQSFQLKHHMLTHTGVKSFKCEVCEKCFYQHSSLKRHMLAHTGVKPFQCEVCAKCFLRSSDLKTHTLVHTGVKNYKCEECGKYFSQSSNLKQHMLVHSGIKPFICDVCAKSFTQGVSLKNHMLLHSEVKPFKCELCTKRFSLSSYLKEHMAVHTGIKPFVCELCAKRFSQKKLLKRHIFIHSGVKPFKCEMCEKCFSRSTHLKQHTLVHTGVKSFTCGTCGKCFSQRDQLNRHMLIHTDNETLKSDVCVSEKSTSTEDLQFESSVYY; this is translated from the coding sequence ATGTCTTCCCGTGAAGACGCATACGTTGAATCAAACCATGGTAAGAACTTACCGGATTTGGAGACACTTGCCTCAGAACAGTCTGTTCAGAAACCGTTCACCTGTGGGATGTGTTTGAAGAGTTTCTCGTACAAGGGCAACATCAAGCAGCACATGAGAACCCACACTGAGGAACGACCATTCCAATGTGAAATGTGTGGGAAAGGATTTCTCCGGAAGGACTCCCTGACGCAGCACGTGTTGATTCACACGGGCGTCAAGAACTTCACGTGTGAAGAGTGCGGGAAACGCTTTCGTCTTAGGAAATACCTGAAACACCACATGTCCATTCATACTGGCAACACCTTCAAATGTGAGGCATGTGCGAAGTGTTACACGCAGATTTCCCAGCTGAATCAGCACCGGTTGGTTCACATGGGTGTGAAGCCTTTTAAATGTGAGATGTGCGAAAGGTCGTTCTCGCAGAGCTTCCAGCTGAAACACCATATGTTGACTCACACTGGTGTTAAGAGCTTCAAATGCGAAGTGTGTGAAAAATGCTTCTATCAGCATTCCAGCTTGAAACGGCATATGTTGGCTCACACGGGCGTCAAACCTTTCCAGTGCGAGGTGTGTGCGAAATGTTTCCTGAGGAGTAGTGACCTGAAGACACACACGTTGGTTCACACGGGCGTCAAGAACTACAAATGTGAGGAGTGCGGAAAATATTTCTCACAGAGCTCCAATTTGAAACAGCATATGTTGGTTCACAGTGGTATTAAGCCGTTCATATGCGATGTGTGTGCCAAGTCTTTCACCCAGGGCGTCAGCTTGAAGAACCACATGCTTCTGCACTCAGAggtgaaacctttcaaatgtgagcTGTGTACAAAGCGTTTCTCGCTAAGTTCTTACCTAAAGGAACACATGGCCGTGCACACCGGCATCAAGCCGTTCGTGTGCGAGCTGTGTGCAAAACGATTCTCCCAGAAGAAGCTCTTGAAAAGACATATCTTCATCCACTCCGGTGTCAAGCCGTTCAAATGTGAGATGTGTGAGAAGTGTTTCTCACGCAGCACCCACCTGAAGCAGCACACACTGGTGCATACCGGGGTCAAGTCTTTCACGTGCGGCACGTGCGGGAAGTGTTTCTCCCAGCGCGATCAGCTGAATCGACacatgttgattcatactgacAATGAAACTTTAAAATCTGATGTGTGTGTatcagaaaaatcaacctccacagAGGATCTTCAGTTTGAGAGTTCAGTGTACTactaa